Proteins encoded together in one Shewanella oneidensis MR-1 window:
- the thpR gene encoding RNA 2',3'-cyclic phosphodiesterase, with translation MLQRLFLGFAPNDTQRQQLLQLQQCVTPQLTLHAKPVSKANFHLTLAFLGLANQAQKTQLLEAVDKLHRPRFTVQLDKLAVWPKAQVCCLKGDMVSPALALLASQAQNLAQQLQLHQSEHPFRPHISLFRKTKYFNAFDNELALKDLAKTPITELTITPDQIHLYLSSSSDSGVEYHILHSWPLE, from the coding sequence GTGTTACAACGACTATTTCTTGGATTTGCCCCCAATGACACTCAGCGCCAGCAACTTTTGCAGTTGCAGCAATGCGTGACACCGCAGTTAACGCTCCATGCTAAACCCGTGAGCAAGGCTAATTTTCATCTCACCCTCGCGTTTTTAGGCTTAGCCAATCAGGCTCAAAAGACACAACTGCTCGAAGCCGTTGATAAACTGCATCGGCCACGATTTACAGTACAACTGGATAAGCTCGCCGTTTGGCCCAAGGCGCAGGTATGCTGTTTAAAGGGAGATATGGTTAGCCCGGCTTTGGCGTTACTGGCATCGCAGGCGCAAAATTTAGCGCAGCAGTTGCAATTGCATCAGAGCGAACATCCGTTTCGACCACATATCAGCTTGTTTAGAAAAACCAAGTATTTCAACGCTTTTGATAATGAACTTGCCCTTAAGGATCTAGCGAAGACACCGATAACTGAGCTAACAATCACTCCAGATCAGATCCATTTGTATCTTTCTTCAAGCAGTGATAGCGGTGTGGAATATCACATCTTACATTCTTGGCCACTCGAATAG
- a CDS encoding putative bifunctional diguanylate cyclase/phosphodiesterase — MSDGLANPLQQALVTIFSETPLETLEQNVDRALEAITLQLHCDGVFVLTGSLSLDHLRTRNLYLKPQFTQGQQIRVWPLARMSFFRSLVRNPKLLNLPDVNTLPPEAQAERALLRDWDVKSLLVLPPVVFGETRIALGAVNCSECCEWSEAFIQEFQHAAVMIGSAMELTRIAHDMLASENKYREVFNQLPLACALLDKQNQLMMLNKIALQTLPVQHGYDLFSMVREEEHAMLTDTLHMVREGVLGQAWCELPLKSQHHLDWLRLSFSQIYGDKDTLVMIAEDVSEKYRLADELSFHANYDALTGLPNRLHFEALLENLLHAKDDMPTCVAFIDVDQFQVINNISGHQAGDKLLCQLALRLKQLVRKGDIVARLGGDEFGILMHYCNVDSAQHIAKRICTQLATHEFIWENRCHNVSVSMGIAKFNRSASDIYAVMSHADAACRLAKDKGRNGWHLYSTKDPKMTRLYTEMMASVDIVSALALNQFELYFQSIAPLNYDESGLHLEVLLRMVQPNGNIVSPAIFLPAAERYNLAAKIDLWVIDNLLKWGSNHLAIWQQLGLVSVNLSATSLGDSEFMNWLEMRLMTEPELVDKLCIEITETAAVSQLDQATKLIEVLRPLNCQLALDDFGAGFSSFAYLKRLNVDYVKIDGQFVINLCEDGADQAIVKAICQLGQDMGFDVVAEFVESTEIGLKLKSLGVDYAQGYAINKPTPLLTLTSGLAESWLL, encoded by the coding sequence ATGTCAGATGGTTTAGCAAATCCACTCCAACAGGCATTAGTGACGATTTTTAGCGAAACGCCGCTAGAAACCCTAGAGCAAAATGTTGATAGAGCCTTAGAGGCGATTACGCTCCAATTGCACTGTGATGGGGTGTTTGTTCTCACCGGGAGCTTGTCCCTCGACCATTTACGCACCCGTAATCTTTACTTAAAACCGCAATTTACCCAAGGCCAGCAGATCCGTGTGTGGCCACTTGCGCGTATGTCTTTTTTTCGCTCCCTTGTGAGAAATCCAAAGCTGCTGAATTTACCTGATGTGAATACGTTACCGCCAGAAGCTCAGGCGGAACGGGCGCTGCTCCGGGACTGGGATGTTAAAAGTTTACTCGTGTTACCTCCAGTGGTGTTTGGGGAAACCCGTATTGCCCTTGGTGCGGTTAATTGCTCTGAATGTTGTGAGTGGAGCGAGGCGTTTATTCAGGAGTTTCAACATGCGGCGGTGATGATAGGTTCGGCGATGGAGCTGACGCGCATCGCCCACGATATGTTAGCGAGTGAAAACAAATACCGCGAAGTCTTTAACCAATTGCCCTTGGCCTGCGCCTTGCTTGATAAACAAAATCAGCTGATGATGCTGAACAAGATCGCGTTGCAAACTTTGCCTGTACAACATGGATACGATTTATTTAGCATGGTGCGCGAAGAGGAACATGCCATGCTCACCGATACGCTGCATATGGTGCGTGAAGGTGTATTGGGGCAAGCTTGGTGCGAATTGCCGCTAAAATCACAGCATCACTTGGATTGGTTAAGGCTCAGTTTTAGCCAGATCTACGGCGATAAAGATACGCTAGTGATGATTGCTGAAGATGTGAGTGAAAAATATCGACTCGCCGATGAGCTCTCTTTTCATGCCAATTATGATGCCCTGACCGGATTACCTAATCGGCTGCACTTTGAAGCCTTACTCGAAAATCTGCTGCATGCTAAGGATGATATGCCCACCTGTGTTGCCTTTATCGATGTCGATCAGTTTCAGGTGATCAATAACATCAGCGGGCATCAAGCCGGAGATAAGCTATTGTGCCAATTGGCATTACGGCTTAAACAACTGGTGCGTAAGGGCGATATCGTTGCTCGTCTCGGTGGCGATGAGTTTGGTATTTTAATGCATTACTGCAATGTGGATTCGGCGCAGCATATCGCTAAGCGGATTTGTACTCAGTTAGCAACCCACGAATTTATCTGGGAAAATCGCTGCCATAACGTCAGTGTGAGCATGGGGATTGCTAAGTTCAATCGGTCGGCCTCCGACATTTATGCCGTGATGAGTCATGCCGATGCGGCTTGCCGTCTCGCCAAGGACAAGGGGCGTAATGGTTGGCATTTATACAGTACTAAAGATCCTAAAATGACCCGTCTCTATACTGAAATGATGGCCTCGGTGGATATTGTTAGTGCCCTCGCGCTAAATCAATTTGAGCTGTATTTTCAAAGTATTGCACCGTTAAATTATGATGAGTCCGGATTGCATTTAGAAGTGCTACTTCGCATGGTGCAGCCTAATGGCAACATTGTTTCGCCAGCCATCTTTTTGCCCGCCGCTGAACGTTATAATTTGGCCGCGAAGATCGATTTATGGGTTATTGATAATCTGCTTAAATGGGGCAGTAATCATTTAGCGATATGGCAGCAATTAGGGCTGGTATCCGTCAACCTTTCAGCGACATCTTTGGGCGATAGTGAGTTTATGAATTGGCTCGAAATGCGGTTAATGACTGAACCTGAGCTGGTAGATAAGCTCTGCATCGAGATCACCGAAACCGCCGCCGTTAGCCAATTAGATCAAGCGACTAAATTGATTGAGGTGCTTAGACCATTAAATTGCCAGCTCGCGCTGGATGATTTTGGGGCGGGATTTTCAAGCTTTGCTTACCTGAAACGTCTGAATGTGGATTATGTCAAAATCGATGGCCAGTTTGTCATTAATCTGTGTGAGGATGGCGCGGATCAAGCGATCGTCAAAGCCATTTGTCAGTTAGGGCAAGATATGGGGTTTGATGTTGTGGCCGAGTTTGTTGAATCGACAGAAATCGGTTTGAAGTTAAAGAGTTTAGGTGTCGATTATGCCCAAGGCTATGCGATTAACAAACCAACACCCTTGCTTACATTAACCTCAGGGTTGGCCGAGTCTTGGCTGCTGTAA
- a CDS encoding TonB-dependent copper receptor codes for MPYQPIKLALMLASILGTTAPQLGWSAEATDCGEDQKCKDYLLVTADVMRQPVHLVSDPKQNRLPLPAYDGSGFLRSIPGFNITRKGGSGGDPMFRGQGGSRLNIVDDGQHVYGACGGRMDPPTNYIYPETYDQITVIKGPQTVKYGPVGTAGTILFEKNRHRFNQADLEGRASATGGSFDRRDAMVELNAGDKNYYLDFDINQSSSDHYQDGNGNKVQSSYDRQNSNLALGWTPTERTVVELAYGESSGEAEYADRLNKARQIDNRDAALLIQHEFESSWLAAVELQAFSNKNDHIMDRFDEGVNSGSNVRRMTDGGHLWFDLTPLDALELTLGLDYMSSVHDGRSMATGDVGLDDLLNKPFKEDMRYKNYGLFAESRYGFDNQGVGNSSLHAGLRVDRWDGELLIAQQGEREDTLYSGYVRYEYQLDAHQYYAGFGSAQRMPDYWEIMKASADNPAQKAFDLKAETTNQFDIGWIYQGPVEASVSLFYGEINDYILIDSTSNTTVARNIDASLFGGEASLDYALNEQWSTQLTLSYTHGENDTDKVALGQISPLEARLTVNYQWQAWTMAAQWRLVASQDRYTLGHGNIVGQDLGPSSGFGTLALNASWSYSKDLSFIFGVENLFDATYAEHVSKAGTGNDLPGSEAMFRVNEPGRNLWAKLTYQF; via the coding sequence ATGCCATATCAACCGATCAAATTAGCGCTTATGTTAGCGAGTATTTTAGGTACCACAGCACCTCAATTGGGTTGGTCTGCAGAGGCGACCGATTGTGGTGAAGACCAAAAATGTAAAGATTATCTGCTGGTTACCGCCGATGTAATGCGTCAACCCGTACACTTAGTTAGCGATCCCAAACAAAATCGTCTGCCATTACCCGCCTATGATGGCTCGGGATTTTTGCGCTCGATCCCAGGATTTAACATTACTCGCAAAGGCGGCTCCGGTGGCGATCCTATGTTTCGGGGGCAGGGGGGGTCGCGCTTAAACATCGTTGACGATGGCCAGCATGTGTATGGTGCCTGTGGTGGACGTATGGATCCGCCAACCAATTATATTTATCCCGAAACCTACGATCAGATAACGGTAATTAAAGGTCCACAGACGGTGAAATACGGCCCTGTCGGCACCGCGGGCACGATTTTATTTGAGAAAAATCGCCATCGCTTTAATCAAGCGGATCTTGAAGGGCGCGCCAGTGCGACTGGTGGCAGTTTTGACAGACGAGATGCAATGGTGGAGTTGAATGCAGGCGATAAAAATTACTACCTAGATTTTGATATTAATCAATCGAGTAGTGATCATTATCAGGATGGCAATGGCAATAAGGTGCAATCCAGTTATGACCGCCAAAACAGTAATTTGGCCCTAGGTTGGACGCCAACTGAGCGCACCGTTGTGGAGTTAGCCTACGGTGAGTCGAGCGGTGAGGCAGAGTATGCCGACCGATTAAATAAAGCTCGTCAAATTGATAACCGTGATGCGGCGTTACTGATCCAACATGAGTTTGAGTCGAGCTGGTTGGCCGCAGTCGAGTTACAAGCCTTTAGTAACAAAAACGACCATATTATGGACCGATTTGATGAAGGGGTAAATTCTGGCTCGAATGTGCGCCGGATGACCGACGGTGGTCATCTTTGGTTTGATTTAACCCCGCTCGATGCCCTCGAATTAACACTGGGGCTGGATTATATGTCGAGTGTGCATGATGGCCGCAGTATGGCAACGGGGGATGTTGGTTTAGACGACTTACTCAATAAGCCGTTTAAGGAAGATATGCGCTATAAAAACTACGGGCTGTTTGCCGAATCCCGCTATGGCTTTGATAACCAAGGCGTAGGCAATAGTAGCTTGCACGCTGGATTGAGGGTCGATCGCTGGGATGGCGAATTGTTAATCGCCCAGCAGGGTGAGCGGGAGGATACCCTCTACAGCGGTTATGTGCGTTATGAGTATCAACTCGATGCTCACCAATATTATGCTGGATTTGGCTCGGCGCAGCGGATGCCAGATTATTGGGAGATCATGAAGGCCAGTGCCGATAATCCAGCACAAAAAGCCTTTGATCTTAAGGCTGAAACGACCAATCAATTTGATATTGGCTGGATTTACCAAGGTCCGGTAGAAGCGTCAGTGTCACTCTTTTATGGTGAGATTAATGACTATATTCTGATTGATTCGACCAGCAACACCACGGTGGCGCGTAATATCGATGCTAGCTTATTCGGTGGCGAAGCAAGCCTAGACTATGCGCTTAATGAGCAGTGGTCGACTCAACTTACCTTAAGTTATACCCATGGTGAAAACGATACCGACAAGGTCGCACTCGGGCAAATATCGCCGTTAGAGGCAAGATTAACCGTTAACTATCAATGGCAAGCTTGGACAATGGCGGCGCAGTGGCGGCTGGTTGCATCGCAGGATCGCTATACCTTAGGTCACGGCAATATTGTGGGCCAAGACTTAGGCCCAAGTAGCGGCTTTGGTACGCTGGCACTGAATGCTTCTTGGTCATACAGCAAGGATTTATCCTTTATCTTTGGTGTTGAAAACCTGTTTGATGCGACCTACGCTGAGCATGTGAGTAAGGCGGGTACAGGGAATGATCTTCCTGGCAGCGAAGCCATGTTTAGGGTTAATGAGCCGGGGCGTAATCTCTGGGCTAAGCTGACTTACCAGTTCTAA
- the hrpB gene encoding ATP-dependent helicase HrpB, translating into MNNLPIHSLLPSLRDAFATHAQVILEAPTGAGKSTALPLAMLDWAEISGRILMLEPRRVAARSVAQFIASCRQQAVGQEVGFRVRGEAKVSRDTRLEIVTEGILTRMIQQDPELTGIDMIIFDEIHERHLTTDLGLALALEVQSSLRDDLKILAMSATLSGLALSELMPYAALLKSEGRTFPVEIIYRAVAGQQHWLDHLSRTVLDSAASITDSGPQDILVFLPGKAEILRVAQYLAERLDGSRVAICPLYGELSAQEQDRAIKADASGRRKIVLSTNVAESSLTIEGIGLVIDSGYKRQASFNPKTGVTRLSLKRISQASATQRAGRAGRLAAGVCIRLWGQEEHQRLLKADEPEISQADLVSMAHDCAYWGAKSFSDLLLLTAPPSVNEALAWQLLRRLDVVDGQNKLTAHGKAAYELGCHPRLAHMLLAAKSHSTELAALACLLAGILEARGLPRKGADIMNYLHFATQGSAGQQAKQWLRKLALDSKFTQADLGAIASHAHHRDVGLLLALAYPDRIAKSRGVEGYQLANGTGVVLSAEDALAQTPWLVVADFQETEGKTAGRVYLACPLQPSLFDHELADLVDTHEQCGWDETKGRAVAERQAKVGQILLKSETIANPNRAQIVAALVNYIRQQGLQILNWNANLEQFQARLHLARSLDPTADWPDMSDAALLADLETWLAPYLENVNNLPQLQKLDCFSLVMNQLSWSQQQALDALLPTSWPLATGTFAPIVYETSGRALLRVRLQETFGMADSPLLAQGKLKVTMELLSPAQRPLALTADLASFWQGPYVEVKKEMRGRYPKHLWPDDPANTLPTKFTKKKTLGLSQS; encoded by the coding sequence TTGAACAATCTACCTATTCATTCCTTACTGCCATCTCTGCGTGATGCCTTTGCTACGCACGCTCAAGTGATCCTCGAGGCACCCACAGGCGCGGGTAAATCCACCGCCTTGCCTTTAGCCATGTTGGATTGGGCTGAGATTTCGGGGCGGATTTTAATGCTGGAACCTCGACGTGTGGCCGCTCGCAGTGTGGCGCAGTTTATCGCCAGTTGTCGGCAGCAGGCGGTGGGGCAAGAGGTGGGTTTTAGGGTGCGTGGCGAGGCCAAGGTAAGTCGCGATACTCGGCTTGAGATCGTCACCGAAGGGATATTAACCCGAATGATCCAGCAAGATCCTGAATTGACTGGGATCGATATGATCATTTTCGATGAGATCCACGAGCGGCATTTGACCACAGATCTTGGTTTAGCCCTTGCTCTTGAAGTGCAAAGCTCACTGCGGGATGACTTAAAAATCCTCGCCATGTCGGCAACCTTATCAGGCCTTGCGCTCAGCGAGTTAATGCCATACGCAGCCCTGCTCAAGAGTGAAGGTCGCACTTTTCCGGTTGAAATCATCTACCGTGCAGTCGCGGGCCAACAGCATTGGCTCGATCATCTGAGCCGCACAGTGCTCGATAGCGCGGCATCAATAACTGATAGTGGCCCGCAAGATATACTGGTGTTTTTGCCCGGTAAGGCGGAAATCCTCAGGGTGGCGCAGTATTTGGCGGAGCGCCTCGATGGTAGCCGTGTGGCTATTTGTCCGCTTTATGGCGAGTTGTCTGCGCAGGAACAGGATAGGGCGATTAAGGCAGACGCAAGTGGCAGGCGCAAGATAGTGCTTTCCACCAACGTTGCCGAGTCGAGTCTCACCATTGAAGGCATTGGGCTGGTTATCGATAGTGGCTATAAACGCCAAGCGAGTTTTAACCCTAAAACTGGGGTCACGCGCTTAAGCCTTAAACGTATTAGCCAAGCCTCGGCAACCCAACGTGCTGGCCGTGCTGGCCGTTTAGCGGCGGGCGTGTGTATTCGATTATGGGGTCAAGAAGAGCATCAGCGTCTGCTCAAAGCTGATGAGCCCGAAATCAGTCAAGCTGATTTGGTTTCTATGGCCCATGACTGCGCCTACTGGGGGGCTAAATCCTTCAGCGATTTGCTGTTATTGACCGCGCCGCCCAGTGTGAACGAAGCACTGGCGTGGCAACTGCTGCGGCGCTTAGACGTGGTCGACGGGCAAAACAAGCTCACTGCGCATGGTAAAGCCGCCTATGAGCTGGGCTGTCATCCGCGCCTTGCGCATATGTTATTAGCCGCCAAATCCCATTCTACTGAACTTGCGGCCTTGGCCTGCCTGCTCGCGGGCATTTTAGAGGCGCGGGGATTGCCCCGCAAAGGCGCTGATATCATGAATTACTTACACTTTGCCACCCAAGGCAGTGCGGGGCAGCAGGCAAAACAATGGCTGAGAAAGCTCGCCCTTGATAGCAAGTTCACCCAAGCTGATTTAGGCGCCATAGCCTCCCATGCGCATCATCGAGATGTGGGCTTACTGTTGGCGCTGGCTTATCCCGATCGCATCGCCAAATCCCGTGGCGTTGAGGGCTATCAATTGGCCAATGGCACGGGCGTGGTGCTCAGCGCTGAAGATGCCTTAGCGCAAACCCCTTGGTTGGTGGTGGCTGATTTTCAAGAAACCGAAGGTAAAACTGCTGGGCGGGTCTATTTAGCTTGTCCGTTGCAACCGAGCCTATTTGATCATGAGTTGGCCGACTTAGTTGATACTCATGAGCAGTGCGGCTGGGATGAAACTAAAGGTCGCGCTGTTGCTGAGCGGCAAGCAAAAGTCGGGCAGATATTGCTGAAATCCGAGACGATTGCTAACCCCAATCGAGCGCAAATTGTGGCGGCATTAGTGAATTATATCCGCCAGCAAGGGTTACAAATTCTTAATTGGAACGCTAACTTAGAGCAGTTTCAAGCGCGATTGCATTTAGCGAGAAGCTTAGATCCGACTGCTGATTGGCCGGATATGAGCGATGCAGCTCTGCTGGCTGATCTTGAAACTTGGCTGGCGCCTTACCTCGAAAATGTGAATAATCTGCCGCAATTACAAAAACTCGATTGCTTTAGTTTAGTGATGAATCAATTGAGTTGGTCGCAGCAGCAGGCGCTCGATGCACTGTTGCCGACCTCATGGCCTTTAGCCACGGGCACCTTTGCGCCCATAGTGTACGAAACCTCGGGTCGCGCCTTGCTGCGGGTTCGTTTGCAGGAAACCTTTGGCATGGCTGACAGCCCGCTATTGGCCCAAGGTAAGCTGAAGGTGACGATGGAGCTGCTGTCTCCAGCGCAGCGCCCTTTGGCATTGACGGCGGATCTCGCCAGTTTTTGGCAAGGCCCTTATGTTGAAGTGAAAAAAGAAATGCGTGGGCGTTACCCTAAACACCTGTGGCCGGACGACCCTGCCAATACGCTACCCACAAAATTTACCAAGAAGAAAACCTTAGGTTTATCTCAGTCATAG
- the mrcB gene encoding penicillin-binding protein 1B, giving the protein MTTHTTKKAPAQRKAKRSRGLFGHIWSLTWKLALIGLAVVTFYGIYLDQIIARKFEGQKWHLPAQVFSRSMALYPGAAVSHPQLMAELKLLGYRKVANPREVGEFSASSTKIELWRRPFLHPEGDQPEQRVMITFDSEGVSAIARMEDKRQLAVFHLEPVLLDRMITGDGEDRLFVSTEEMPKPIVQALLLVEDRSFYEHHGVNPFAILRAAFVNITAGRTVQGGSTLTQQLAKNFFLSSERSLLRKVREALMAVIIDFRYSKDEILEAYLNEVYMGQDKSRAVHGMGLASQFYFGRPIGELTTAQQAFLVAAIKGPSYYNPWRYPERSLERRDLVLRLLMESGELNTAQYKVAVESPLGLRNANKPVHQKLPSFYALVKQEVNQRYGDALLKQSGVKIYTTLDPMAQEAAEIAVTQTFKSLDKGNKSLQIGMVVTDKYTGGIAAMVGDKTPGFDGYNRAVEIRRPIGSLIKPFVYATALAPNSQFTLASPLKDQPITLKNEQGKTWSPQNFDKTFSGQVSLLTALKKSMNVPTVNLGIAVGVDAVVTTLAKSGWEEPLNEYPSMLLGAVNGSPLMVAQVYQTLADSGAYRKLTTVTAVLDSDNQPLPVTRSAKEQAITPDTDFLVQYAMQQVVRSGTATRLGNAFPGVALAGKTGTSNDSRDSWFAGFDERNVAAIWVGRDDNGKTSLYGSSGAMAVYQAFLKERPPIGLRSIPPSGVIKGYFDRDTGEAKEAGCSNTEALPALRGTYNPAKNCGEPLQWWQKILGQ; this is encoded by the coding sequence ATGACAACTCATACGACAAAAAAAGCGCCAGCCCAACGTAAAGCGAAGCGAAGCCGTGGCCTGTTTGGGCACATTTGGTCGCTCACCTGGAAGCTCGCCTTAATCGGCCTCGCCGTTGTGACCTTCTACGGTATTTACCTCGACCAAATTATCGCCCGTAAGTTTGAAGGGCAAAAATGGCATTTGCCTGCTCAAGTTTTTAGCCGCTCCATGGCGTTATACCCAGGAGCTGCGGTGAGTCATCCGCAGTTGATGGCCGAGTTAAAGCTACTTGGCTATCGCAAAGTGGCTAACCCCCGCGAGGTTGGTGAGTTTTCGGCATCGAGCACCAAAATCGAATTATGGCGTCGACCCTTTTTACATCCCGAAGGCGATCAGCCAGAACAGCGAGTGATGATCACGTTCGATAGTGAAGGCGTCAGCGCGATTGCCCGAATGGAAGATAAGCGCCAGTTAGCGGTATTCCATTTAGAACCCGTTTTACTTGACCGCATGATCACCGGCGACGGTGAAGACAGGCTCTTTGTCTCTACCGAAGAGATGCCCAAACCTATTGTGCAGGCGCTATTGCTGGTGGAAGACCGGAGTTTTTACGAGCACCACGGGGTGAATCCTTTTGCAATTTTGCGTGCGGCCTTTGTGAACATCACCGCTGGGCGAACCGTACAGGGTGGCTCAACCCTTACTCAGCAGTTGGCAAAAAACTTCTTTCTGTCGAGCGAGCGCTCGTTGCTGCGTAAAGTTCGCGAAGCTCTAATGGCGGTGATTATCGATTTTCGCTACAGCAAGGACGAGATTCTCGAGGCTTATCTCAACGAAGTGTATATGGGGCAAGATAAATCCCGTGCCGTACATGGTATGGGCTTGGCTTCGCAATTCTATTTTGGTCGTCCCATCGGCGAGCTAACCACGGCGCAGCAAGCCTTTTTAGTGGCGGCGATTAAGGGGCCATCTTACTACAACCCATGGCGTTACCCAGAGCGCAGCTTAGAGCGCCGCGATTTAGTGCTGCGGCTATTAATGGAGTCGGGCGAGTTAAACACTGCGCAATATAAGGTAGCTGTGGAGTCGCCCTTAGGTTTGCGTAATGCCAATAAGCCAGTGCATCAAAAATTACCATCGTTTTATGCCTTGGTAAAACAAGAGGTTAATCAGCGCTACGGTGATGCGTTATTAAAACAATCTGGGGTGAAGATTTATACCACTCTTGATCCTATGGCGCAGGAAGCCGCCGAAATCGCTGTGACTCAAACCTTTAAGAGCTTAGATAAGGGCAATAAGTCGTTGCAGATTGGTATGGTGGTCACCGACAAATACACTGGCGGTATCGCGGCTATGGTGGGTGATAAAACGCCGGGCTTTGACGGTTATAACCGCGCAGTGGAGATCCGCAGACCGATTGGCTCGCTTATCAAGCCATTTGTGTATGCGACCGCCTTGGCGCCTAATAGTCAATTTACCTTGGCATCGCCACTGAAAGATCAGCCGATTACCTTGAAAAATGAGCAAGGCAAAACCTGGTCACCGCAGAACTTTGATAAGACGTTTAGCGGCCAAGTCTCGCTGTTAACGGCGCTTAAAAAATCGATGAACGTGCCGACGGTAAACCTTGGGATTGCCGTTGGAGTCGATGCAGTGGTGACGACGTTAGCCAAATCGGGTTGGGAAGAACCGCTTAACGAATATCCATCGATGCTACTGGGCGCGGTGAATGGCTCGCCCTTAATGGTGGCGCAGGTTTATCAAACCCTCGCCGATAGCGGCGCTTACCGTAAACTCACTACAGTCACCGCAGTGCTCGATAGTGATAATCAGCCTTTACCCGTAACGCGTTCAGCCAAGGAGCAAGCGATTACGCCGGATACCGACTTTTTGGTGCAATATGCCATGCAGCAAGTCGTGCGCTCCGGAACGGCAACGCGCTTAGGCAACGCCTTCCCCGGTGTGGCACTGGCGGGTAAAACTGGTACCAGTAACGATAGCCGTGATTCTTGGTTCGCCGGTTTTGATGAGCGTAACGTGGCGGCAATTTGGGTCGGACGCGACGATAACGGTAAAACCAGTCTTTATGGCAGCAGCGGGGCGATGGCGGTATACCAAGCCTTTTTGAAGGAACGACCACCCATTGGGCTGCGTTCTATTCCACCCAGTGGCGTGATCAAAGGTTATTTTGACCGTGACACCGGTGAAGCAAAAGAAGCAGGATGCAGCAATACCGAGGCATTACCCGCGCTGAGAGGCACCTATAATCCCGCTAAAAACTGTGGCGAGCCGTTGCAGTGGTGGCAGAAGATTTTAGGTCAGTAA
- a CDS encoding peptidylprolyl isomerase, translating to MFKTAAAVHILVKHKEQAEDIIKQLNNGANFGALAKRYSSCPSAKKGGDLGEFKRGQMVPQFDKVAFSGELLVPHLVKTKFGWHVVKVLYRT from the coding sequence ATGTTTAAAACCGCAGCCGCAGTGCATATCCTTGTTAAACACAAAGAGCAGGCGGAAGATATTATTAAGCAATTGAATAACGGTGCGAATTTTGGCGCCTTAGCGAAACGCTATTCCTCATGCCCCTCAGCGAAAAAGGGCGGCGATCTCGGTGAATTCAAGCGTGGGCAAATGGTGCCGCAGTTCGATAAAGTCGCCTTTTCTGGTGAGTTATTAGTGCCACATCTCGTTAAAACCAAGTTTGGCTGGCATGTGGTGAAAGTGCTGTATCGCACTTAG
- a CDS encoding GNAT family N-acetyltransferase: protein MNTVLLDKDKHDRNRFNCGIEALNNYIKVMASQQAKKDNTRTFVLEDDNNNAHIIGFYTLTMTPIDLKALPDKLQKKHQSSTSGGLIARLAVDERYKGKGFGEWLLIDALRKLLAASDSVAFPVVIVDAKDGAKHFYEPYGFQAFQETENKLFITIADIRASLG from the coding sequence ATGAATACGGTACTTCTCGACAAAGATAAGCACGATAGGAACCGTTTCAATTGTGGTATTGAAGCTCTCAACAATTACATAAAAGTCATGGCGAGTCAGCAAGCCAAGAAAGACAATACCAGAACGTTCGTTTTAGAAGATGATAACAACAACGCCCATATCATCGGCTTTTACACACTGACGATGACACCCATTGATTTGAAGGCACTGCCGGACAAGTTGCAGAAGAAGCACCAATCTTCAACATCAGGAGGGCTCATTGCTCGTTTAGCTGTCGATGAGCGATACAAAGGGAAAGGTTTTGGCGAGTGGCTGCTTATTGATGCCCTCCGAAAGCTACTCGCAGCCAGTGACAGCGTAGCGTTTCCTGTTGTCATCGTTGATGCCAAGGACGGAGCCAAACACTTCTATGAGCCCTATGGATTTCAAGCGTTTCAAGAGACCGAAAACAAGCTCTTCATCACCATAGCAGATATCAGAGCAAGCTTGGGCTAG
- a CDS encoding DUF1778 domain-containing protein, with translation MATTLPRITARVDVDTQDLLTKAAALAGMSSINSFVLNAAIEKAKQIIEREQALKLSQADAVLLMEALDNPAAVNTKLKLASERYESKTQQ, from the coding sequence ATGGCAACGACTTTGCCTCGCATCACCGCTAGAGTTGATGTCGATACTCAAGATTTACTCACTAAGGCTGCAGCTCTCGCCGGCATGTCTAGTATTAACTCATTTGTTTTAAATGCGGCAATCGAAAAAGCAAAACAAATCATTGAACGAGAGCAAGCTCTAAAACTTAGCCAAGCTGATGCCGTATTGCTGATGGAAGCTCTCGATAATCCAGCGGCAGTCAATACAAAACTCAAATTGGCGTCGGAACGTTATGAGAGCAAAACCCAGCAATGA